The Deltaproteobacteria bacterium genome has a segment encoding these proteins:
- the ftsZ gene encoding cell division protein FtsZ, whose protein sequence is MFQLEDSLHKRAIIKVIGIGGAGGNAVNTMINERLEGVEFVTANTDSQALSVSKSPVKIQLGVQLTRGLGAGARPEIGKNAAIESRDRIREVLDGADMIFITAGMGKGTGTGGAPIIAEIAKEIGALTVAVVTKPFVHEGRQRARFADEGIKELKNYVDTVITIPNERLFSIANKNTSLQDAFKKADEVLFQAVKGISDVITIHGLMNVDFADVKTIMAEMGLALMGSGTHSGENRAVEAATKAISSPLLENISINGAMGVLINITGSSDMALHEIKEASSLIHEEAHEDANIICGAVIDENMGDEIRVTVIATGFGREECIREHSKKTLPTKPKMKTELETPIISITKKPETEKSYKPFNLEGVRQTRMSSLNSAGDDILDMPTFLRRQAD, encoded by the coding sequence ATGTTCCAATTAGAAGATAGTTTGCACAAAAGGGCGATTATAAAGGTTATAGGTATTGGCGGTGCAGGAGGAAATGCAGTAAATACCATGATAAATGAAAGGCTTGAGGGTGTTGAATTTGTAACTGCAAACACAGACTCACAGGCACTTTCAGTATCAAAGTCCCCTGTTAAGATTCAACTTGGCGTCCAGTTGACAAGGGGGCTTGGTGCAGGTGCAAGGCCTGAAATCGGTAAAAATGCCGCGATTGAGAGCAGGGACAGAATCAGAGAGGTTCTTGACGGCGCTGACATGATATTTATAACTGCTGGCATGGGTAAAGGCACAGGCACAGGCGGCGCACCTATAATTGCTGAGATTGCAAAAGAGATTGGCGCATTAACAGTTGCAGTTGTGACAAAGCCGTTTGTACACGAAGGCAGGCAAAGGGCAAGGTTTGCAGACGAGGGTATAAAGGAATTGAAAAATTATGTTGATACAGTTATCACAATCCCGAATGAAAGACTCTTTTCCATAGCAAATAAGAACACATCCCTTCAGGATGCCTTTAAAAAGGCTGATGAGGTGCTGTTTCAGGCTGTAAAAGGGATATCAGATGTCATAACAATCCATGGTCTTATGAATGTTGATTTTGCAGATGTAAAGACAATCATGGCAGAAATGGGGCTTGCACTTATGGGCTCAGGCACTCACAGCGGCGAGAACAGGGCTGTTGAGGCAGCAACAAAGGCAATATCCAGTCCGCTCCTTGAAAATATATCCATAAATGGTGCAATGGGTGTGCTTATAAATATCACAGGTTCTTCTGATATGGCTTTGCATGAGATTAAAGAGGCATCTTCCCTTATTCATGAGGAGGCACACGAGGATGCAAATATTATCTGCGGCGCTGTAATAGATGAAAATATGGGTGATGAGATAAGGGTTACAGTGATTGCAACAGGTTTTGGCAGGGAAGAATGCATAAGAGAGCATTCAAAAAAAACACTACCTACGAAACCAAAAATGAAAACAGAGCTGGAAACGCCGATAATCAGTATAACTAAAAAACCTGAAACAGAAAAAAGTTATAAGCCTTTTAATTTGGAAGGCGTAAGGCAGACGAGGATGAGCAGCCTTAATTCAGCAGGTGATGATATTCTTGATATGCCTACATTTTTGAGGAGGCAGGCGGATTAA
- the ftsA gene encoding cell division protein FtsA: MGKKDNLVVGLDIGTTKICTIVGEIKEEGIEIICIGSHPSRGLRKGVVVNIESTVQSIKKAVEEAELMAGCSINTVYTGIAGGHIKGFNSHGVIAVKDKEVTKPDIDRVIDAAKAVAIPPDREVIHILPQEYIVDEQDGILDPLGMSGVRLEVKIHIVTAAVTSAQNIIKSANKAGLDVADIILQQIASSEAVLAPDEKDLGVALIDVGGGTTDIAIYHSGTIKHTGVISLGGNQVTGDIAVGLRTPISEAEKIKKKYGCAMTSMVGRDEMIDVPSVGGRQARTVSRQILSEIIEPRMEELFQLVCAEIGSSGYDNMTASGIVLTGGTASMDGIVELAEQVFNMPVRRGLPTGIGGLVDVVRSPMYSTGVGLVLYGNSHLMPQKNRFGRGDRNTFNKLIARMKGWVREFF; encoded by the coding sequence ATGGGGAAAAAAGATAATCTTGTTGTTGGGCTGGATATAGGAACAACAAAAATATGCACCATTGTTGGTGAAATAAAGGAAGAAGGCATTGAGATTATATGCATAGGCAGCCATCCTTCCAGAGGACTTAGAAAGGGTGTTGTTGTGAATATTGAATCTACTGTCCAATCCATTAAAAAGGCTGTAGAAGAGGCTGAACTGATGGCAGGCTGCAGCATAAACACAGTTTATACAGGGATAGCAGGCGGACATATAAAAGGGTTTAACAGTCATGGTGTAATAGCAGTCAAGGACAAGGAGGTGACTAAACCTGATATAGACAGGGTCATAGACGCAGCCAAGGCAGTTGCAATACCGCCTGACAGAGAGGTAATTCACATACTCCCGCAGGAATATATAGTGGATGAGCAGGATGGCATCCTTGACCCCCTTGGCATGAGCGGTGTGAGGTTAGAGGTTAAAATCCATATAGTCACTGCTGCTGTTACATCAGCACAGAATATTATAAAGAGTGCAAACAAGGCAGGACTTGATGTTGCTGATATTATCCTCCAGCAAATCGCAAGCAGCGAGGCGGTTTTGGCCCCGGATGAGAAGGACCTGGGTGTTGCCCTTATAGATGTTGGTGGAGGCACAACAGATATTGCCATCTACCACAGCGGGACAATCAAACATACAGGGGTTATATCTCTTGGAGGAAATCAGGTTACCGGGGATATTGCAGTAGGTCTTCGCACCCCTATAAGTGAGGCAGAGAAGATTAAAAAGAAATACGGCTGTGCAATGACATCAATGGTTGGCAGGGATGAGATGATAGATGTTCCGAGTGTAGGCGGGAGGCAGGCAAGGACAGTATCAAGGCAAATATTATCAGAGATTATAGAACCAAGGATGGAGGAACTTTTTCAACTTGTATGTGCAGAGATAGGCAGTTCAGGTTATGACAACATGACAGCATCAGGCATTGTGCTTACAGGCGGAACTGCAAGTATGGACGGGATAGTTGAACTGGCAGAGCAGGTATTTAATATGCCTGTAAGGAGGGGATTGCCAACAGGGATCGGCGGGCTTGTGGATGTGGTAAGGAGTCCAATGTATTCAACAGGTGTCGGGCTTGTCCTATATGGAAATAGTCACCTGATGCCGCAAAAAAACAGATTTGGAAGGGGGGATAGGAATACATTTAATAAACTCATTGCAAGGATGAAGGGGTGGGTGAGGGAGTTTTTTTAA
- a CDS encoding FtsQ-type POTRA domain-containing protein yields the protein MSRRSKRIFKGIAAVIVVIAISFSGKRFYEELLNSPLLRIKEIDIQGVKRISRDEILELAGIRIGDNILAASIDDMAVNIRKHPWINTLKIKRRMPDKLVVEIKERVPAAFINMDELYLIDESGSVFKRASLEDDLDLPVINAGISKDGVEDNEKVSSLIIDAVLLIKLLDDREIFGTDDISEIKVDPVYGLTLYTMDSGVRVEMGFDNFQKKLERLDRVLKELNGTIKYVKTVDMNYGKRVVVKMANS from the coding sequence ATGTCCAGAAGGTCTAAAAGGATATTTAAGGGCATAGCAGCAGTAATAGTAGTCATAGCAATATCTTTTTCAGGCAAAAGATTTTATGAGGAACTTTTAAACTCACCGCTGTTACGGATAAAAGAGATAGATATACAGGGCGTCAAAAGGATTTCCAGAGATGAGATTCTGGAACTGGCAGGCATTCGTATAGGGGATAATATCCTTGCTGCCAGTATAGATGACATGGCAGTAAATATCAGAAAGCATCCATGGATAAATACATTAAAGATAAAAAGAAGGATGCCTGACAAGTTGGTTGTGGAGATAAAGGAAAGGGTCCCTGCTGCATTTATAAATATGGATGAACTTTACCTGATAGATGAGAGCGGTTCTGTTTTTAAAAGGGCTTCTTTGGAGGATGACCTTGATTTGCCAGTCATAAATGCTGGGATTTCAAAAGACGGAGTGGAAGATAATGAAAAGGTATCATCACTTATAATTGACGCTGTCCTTTTAATAAAACTGCTGGATGATAGAGAGATATTTGGCACAGATGACATTTCAGAGATAAAGGTTGACCCTGTCTACGGCTTAACACTATATACAATGGACAGCGGTGTAAGGGTTGAAATGGGATTTGACAACTTCCAAAAAAAACTTGAAAGACTTGACAGGGTGTTAAAGGAACTAAACGGTACCATTAAGTATGTAAAGACAGTAGATATGAATTATGGGAAAAGGGTTGTTGTTAAGATGGCTAATAGTTGA
- a CDS encoding D-alanine--D-alanine ligase codes for MGGMSSEREVSLCSGMAVYKALKGKGYKVVAVDAGRDTAKVIEKKKIKLAFIALHGKYGEDGTIQGLLEIMGIPYTGSGVLASGVAFDKAAAKEIFRFHGIPTPDWQVIRNYELGIKNYELRTTNYKFPLVVKPARQGSTIGLTVVKDKKDLQKAIKKAFRFDNKIVLERFIQGREVTVGILSGEPLPVVEIKPKKGLYDYRSKYTKGMTDYIAPAPLEKGVECRVKEAAINAYNALGCCGAARVDVCLDKKNDPYVLELNTVPGLTELSLLPKAARCAGIDFTELIERMLLAVRNKG; via the coding sequence ATGGGCGGGATGTCATCTGAAAGGGAGGTATCCCTCTGCTCAGGCATGGCTGTATATAAGGCGCTTAAGGGTAAAGGTTATAAAGTGGTTGCAGTGGATGCAGGCAGGGATACAGCAAAGGTAATTGAGAAAAAGAAGATTAAACTTGCATTTATCGCCCTACACGGCAAATATGGAGAAGACGGCACAATACAGGGGCTCCTTGAGATAATGGGGATACCATATACAGGGTCAGGTGTGCTTGCAAGTGGAGTGGCATTTGACAAGGCAGCAGCAAAGGAGATTTTTAGGTTTCATGGTATACCAACACCTGATTGGCAGGTTATAAGAAATTACGAATTAGGAATTAAGAATTACGAATTACGAACTACAAATTACAAATTTCCTCTTGTAGTAAAACCTGCAAGGCAGGGTTCAACAATAGGGCTTACTGTTGTAAAGGATAAAAAGGATTTGCAAAAGGCAATTAAAAAAGCCTTCAGGTTTGATAACAAGATTGTCCTGGAAAGGTTTATTCAGGGCAGGGAGGTTACTGTAGGGATATTAAGCGGAGAACCTTTGCCTGTAGTAGAGATAAAACCCAAAAAAGGTTTATATGACTATAGGTCAAAATATACAAAAGGGATGACAGATTACATCGCGCCTGCACCATTGGAGAAAGGGGTTGAATGCAGGGTAAAAGAGGCTGCCATTAATGCATACAATGCCCTTGGGTGCTGCGGCGCAGCAAGGGTTGATGTATGCCTTGACAAAAAAAATGACCCCTATGTTCTTGAACTTAACACAGTCCCTGGTCTAACAGAACTGAGTTTACTGCCAAAGGCAGCAAGGTGTGCAGGCATAGATTTTACAGAACTTATTGAGAGGATGCTTTTGGCTGTAAGGAATAAAGGTTAA
- the murB gene encoding UDP-N-acetylmuramate dehydrogenase, which yields MKDKTCNLQPLFTAYRGRLATCNFKGRILFDVLMKEWTSMKIGGPTDVMAFPLDEDDLQEILKFAYVKDFPVFLLGAGTNLVVRDGGIRGVVINLADGFKDLYWQADDYVVAGAGVKLAKIVNECSKRGLSGLEFAVQIPGTIGGVVAMNAGAYGADVGSLVAGIDVTDTRGSKIFIRRDELHFSYRSCSLKPDYIITRVHLKFKKGDVSIIEKQMNEFIKRREKTQSVRLPNAGSIFKNPEGLCAGKLIDEVGLKGARIGDAMVSDVHANYIVNLGDAKTKDVLLLINIIKDRVLKEKGVLLEEEIKIVGEE from the coding sequence GTGAAAGATAAGACTTGCAACTTGCAACCCCTGTTTACTGCTTACAGGGGCAGGCTTGCAACTTGCAACTTCAAAGGACGCATCCTCTTTGATGTCCTGATGAAAGAGTGGACATCCATGAAAATAGGCGGTCCTACGGATGTTATGGCGTTTCCTCTGGATGAAGATGACCTTCAGGAGATACTTAAGTTTGCATATGTAAAGGATTTCCCTGTTTTTTTACTTGGCGCTGGAACAAACCTTGTTGTCCGAGATGGCGGCATAAGGGGTGTTGTAATAAACCTCGCAGATGGATTTAAAGATTTATACTGGCAGGCTGATGACTATGTGGTCGCAGGTGCAGGGGTTAAACTTGCAAAGATTGTGAATGAATGTAGTAAAAGGGGACTTTCAGGGCTTGAATTTGCAGTCCAAATACCAGGAACCATTGGTGGGGTAGTGGCAATGAATGCAGGTGCATACGGCGCTGATGTAGGCAGTCTTGTGGCAGGGATTGATGTGACTGATACAAGAGGCAGTAAAATATTTATAAGAAGAGATGAACTGCATTTTTCATACAGGTCGTGCAGTCTTAAGCCGGATTATATAATTACAAGGGTTCATCTTAAATTTAAAAAAGGGGATGTATCTATAATAGAAAAACAAATGAACGAATTTATTAAAAGGAGGGAAAAGACCCAGTCTGTTCGCCTGCCGAATGCAGGCTCAATATTTAAAAACCCTGAAGGGCTTTGCGCAGGCAAACTCATAGATGAGGTTGGTTTAAAGGGTGCAAGGATAGGTGATGCAATGGTATCAGATGTCCACGCAAATTATATTGTAAATCTTGGGGATGCAAAGACAAAGGATGTGCTGTTACTTATAAATATTATTAAGGATAGGGTATTAAAGGAAAAAGGGGTATTGCTTGAGGAGGAGATAAAGATTGTCGGAGAGGAGTAA